From the genome of Colwellia psychrerythraea 34H, one region includes:
- the hemN gene encoding oxygen-independent coproporphyrinogen III oxidase: MKVSQFFDNALLNKYNTSGPRYTSYPTALEFHDNFKHEDFIKAIENSQNRELSLYVHIPFCHTLCYYCGCNKVITRHRGKADTYLEYLAQEIALQAPLFEEYTVKQLHWGGGTPSFLTHPQITQLVSLLKEKFNFSDELEMSIEIDPREIEMDLAEHLYSLGFNRLSLGVQDLDLKVQQAINRVQSTEFIGDFIQHAKEVGFKSINIDLIYGLPHQTLENFTKTLVKAHEWDVDRISLFSYAHIPSRFAAQRKLRDEWLPSTQEKFALMKLAIETLCDFGYDFIGMDHFAKPNDELAIAQSDGTLHRNFQGYTTKGGCDLLGLGVSSISSIGNSFSQNIKDLKEYYQAITEKQHAQIKGVSLSEDDILRGEVIQELMCNLYLDKQVISEKYNIDFDEYFAEDLPLLNTFIDDGLVENNAQHIKVEQKARLLIRIICMSFDAYMKKHVNQQRFSRVI, from the coding sequence ATGAAAGTAAGTCAATTCTTCGATAATGCGCTATTAAATAAATATAACACCAGCGGACCAAGATACACCTCTTATCCAACAGCGTTAGAGTTTCATGATAATTTTAAACATGAGGACTTTATCAAAGCGATAGAAAACTCGCAAAACCGTGAATTGTCACTTTATGTGCATATCCCATTTTGTCATACACTTTGTTATTACTGTGGTTGTAATAAAGTTATTACTCGTCATCGTGGAAAAGCAGATACTTACCTTGAATATTTAGCGCAAGAAATAGCACTACAGGCACCCTTGTTTGAAGAGTATACCGTTAAGCAACTGCATTGGGGCGGTGGTACACCCAGCTTTTTAACTCACCCGCAAATTACTCAACTTGTTTCTTTATTAAAAGAGAAATTTAATTTCTCGGATGAACTAGAAATGAGTATTGAAATTGATCCTCGTGAAATTGAGATGGACTTAGCTGAGCATTTATATTCTTTAGGTTTCAATCGCTTAAGTTTAGGTGTGCAAGATCTTGATTTAAAAGTACAACAAGCTATTAATCGTGTGCAGTCAACAGAGTTCATTGGTGACTTTATTCAGCACGCCAAAGAGGTTGGCTTTAAATCTATTAATATTGATCTTATTTATGGCTTACCGCATCAAACGCTTGAGAATTTCACTAAAACGTTAGTAAAAGCCCATGAGTGGGATGTTGACCGTATCTCTCTATTTAGTTACGCCCATATACCAAGCCGTTTTGCCGCACAGCGTAAATTACGTGATGAATGGTTACCTAGTACACAAGAAAAGTTTGCCTTGATGAAATTAGCCATAGAAACGCTTTGTGACTTTGGTTATGACTTTATCGGTATGGATCATTTTGCTAAACCAAATGATGAATTAGCGATAGCGCAAAGTGATGGTACCTTGCATCGTAACTTCCAAGGATACACTACTAAAGGTGGCTGTGACTTATTAGGCTTAGGCGTATCATCAATTAGCTCTATTGGTAATAGTTTTAGCCAGAATATAAAAGATTTGAAAGAATATTACCAAGCAATAACAGAAAAACAGCATGCCCAAATCAAAGGCGTAAGCTTATCTGAAGACGACATTTTACGTGGTGAAGTTATTCAAGAATTGATGTGTAACTTGTATTTAGATAAACAAGTCATTAGTGAAAAATACAATATTGATTTTGATGAATATTTTGCTGAAGACTTACCATTATTAAATACCTTTATTGACGATGGTTTAGTAGAAAATAATGCTCAACATATTAAGGTAGAGCAAAAAGCCCGCTTATTAATTCGTATCATTTGTATGAGCTTTGATGCTTACATGAAAAAGCATGTTAATCAGCAACGTTTTTCTCGAGTGATTTAA
- the tesB gene encoding acyl-CoA thioesterase II has product MTRVLDELSALLKLEVIEQGIYRGQSQDLGYKALFGGQVMGQALSAAQETIAANRFVHSLHSYFLRPGDASLPVVYEVEVIRDGSSFSTRRVQAVQNGKAIFYMTASFQHAETGFDHQDTMPTVAAPEDLPSFTDYIKANQDYIPKSLREKFLAEKPIDVRPVQQYNWLQPKPTDSVSQMWIKANGDLPDDLGIHTYMLAYTSDFHFLPTALLPHGASHWQPNFQIATIDHAMWFHRPFRFDDWLLYCMDSPSASNGRGLVRGQIYNRQGELVASTMQEGVIRQR; this is encoded by the coding sequence ATGACACGTGTATTAGATGAATTATCAGCGTTATTAAAACTAGAAGTCATTGAACAAGGCATCTATCGAGGACAAAGCCAAGATTTAGGTTATAAAGCTCTCTTTGGTGGTCAAGTTATGGGCCAAGCACTTTCGGCGGCTCAAGAAACAATTGCCGCTAATCGCTTTGTTCATTCGCTACATTCTTATTTTTTACGCCCTGGTGACGCTAGCTTACCCGTTGTTTATGAAGTAGAAGTCATTCGTGATGGTTCGAGTTTTAGTACCCGTAGAGTGCAAGCGGTGCAAAATGGTAAAGCCATCTTTTATATGACCGCATCTTTTCAACATGCTGAAACAGGCTTTGATCACCAAGATACCATGCCTACTGTAGCGGCTCCCGAAGATCTTCCCTCATTTACCGATTATATAAAAGCCAACCAAGACTATATACCTAAGTCATTACGCGAAAAGTTTTTAGCTGAAAAGCCTATTGATGTTCGTCCTGTTCAACAATATAACTGGTTGCAACCAAAGCCTACAGATTCTGTAAGCCAAATGTGGATAAAGGCCAATGGCGATTTACCTGATGATTTAGGTATACACACCTATATGTTAGCTTACACGTCAGATTTTCATTTTTTACCAACAGCATTACTGCCTCATGGCGCCAGTCATTGGCAACCAAACTTCCAAATTGCCACCATAGATCACGCTATGTGGTTTCATCGCCCATTTCGCTTTGATGATTGGTTACTTTATTGTATGGATAGTCCGTCTGCGAGTAATGGTCGCGGGCTAGTGCGAGGTCAAATATATAATCGTCAGGGAGAGTTAGTCGCGTCTACCATGCAGGAAGGTGTAATTAGGCAACGCTAG
- a CDS encoding DUF2489 domain-containing protein codes for MSDFWLYALLFGVIIVLALAFYAGKLLKQVARQKEQQAQAKQAQELALNKHDKKVLDSVLLITRAMQEEQCEFDEGCWRLSVLLSSLKTLTEMSDKFPGIFGLYEEIKSLSILDARKTLTKKERMREDYQRITALNKRHDEVVIDLDKLFQFTTEQITLLTP; via the coding sequence ATGAGTGATTTTTGGCTTTATGCTTTGTTGTTTGGCGTTATTATTGTACTTGCCTTAGCATTTTATGCAGGTAAGTTATTAAAACAAGTAGCGCGGCAAAAAGAACAACAAGCACAAGCAAAACAGGCACAAGAGCTAGCGCTTAATAAGCACGATAAAAAAGTACTTGATAGTGTGTTATTAATTACACGTGCTATGCAGGAAGAGCAATGTGAATTTGATGAAGGATGCTGGCGTTTGTCGGTATTGTTGTCTTCATTGAAAACATTGACGGAAATGTCTGATAAATTTCCGGGTATCTTTGGCTTATATGAAGAAATTAAAAGCCTTTCAATTCTAGATGCACGTAAAACGCTAACGAAAAAAGAGCGTATGCGTGAAGATTATCAACGTATAACAGCGTTAAATAAAAGGCATGACGAGGTTGTGATTGATTTGGATAAGCTTTTTCAATTCACTACTGAGCAAATTACTCTTTTAACTCCTTAG
- a CDS encoding DUF3820 family protein, giving the protein MLNDQQALIEAINQTMPFGKYAGRKLLQLPEPYLVWFHSKGFPEGKLGQQLALMYEVKLNGLETMLQPLLRT; this is encoded by the coding sequence TTGTTAAACGATCAACAAGCCCTGATTGAAGCTATTAATCAAACGATGCCTTTTGGTAAATATGCTGGTAGAAAATTATTACAATTACCTGAACCGTATCTGGTTTGGTTTCATAGCAAAGGTTTTCCTGAAGGAAAATTAGGACAACAATTAGCCTTGATGTATGAAGTGAAGCTCAATGGTTTAGAAACCATGCTGCAACCTTTATTACGTACGTAA
- the msrA gene encoding peptide-methionine (S)-S-oxide reductase MsrA, protein MTDQRNDKAVQTATLAGGCFWCIESALNMVKGIITAKPGYMGGQSTAPTYEEVCTGSSGHAEVVQLEFDSEVISYREILEIFFSLHNPTQLNRQGNDIGTQYRSEVFTHDALQQKIALAIIEEINQEQLFDDSIVTEVSPAVTFYCGEDYHQNYFKNNPENQYCQAVVSPKLAKFRKTFVAKLK, encoded by the coding sequence ATGACAGATCAACGCAACGATAAAGCGGTACAAACAGCGACTTTAGCCGGAGGCTGTTTTTGGTGTATTGAAAGTGCGCTTAATATGGTTAAGGGTATTATTACTGCGAAGCCTGGTTATATGGGCGGGCAGAGTACAGCGCCAACGTATGAAGAGGTTTGTACTGGTAGCAGTGGTCATGCTGAAGTAGTACAGCTAGAGTTTGATAGTGAAGTGATTAGCTATAGGGAAATATTAGAGATATTTTTCAGTTTGCACAATCCAACGCAGTTAAATCGACAAGGAAATGACATCGGAACACAATACCGTTCTGAAGTTTTCACCCATGATGCTCTACAACAAAAAATTGCTTTAGCTATCATTGAAGAAATCAATCAAGAGCAGCTATTTGATGATTCTATTGTCACCGAAGTTAGTCCAGCGGTTACCTTTTATTGTGGAGAAGATTATCATCAAAATTACTTTAAAAATAATCCAGAAAATCAATATTGCCAAGCCGTGGTATCACCTAAATTAGCTAAGTTTAGGAAAACCTTTGTTGCTAAATTGAAATAA
- a CDS encoding response regulator transcription factor — protein MPNSAIATVPSKLLIVEDDVIFANTLNRRLTKHGFDCVQVDNNNDALLACHRHTPDYILLDMKLAEENTLSIITPLRKLRPDSRIVLLTGFASIATAVDAIKLGADDYLSKPVDSQTLLATLKGSKAETIEVDSKNEQTLSAEQVEWQHIQQVLKANQGNISATARQLSMHRRTLQRKLQKRPQST, from the coding sequence ATGCCTAATTCAGCAATAGCGACCGTGCCATCTAAACTATTAATCGTTGAAGATGATGTTATTTTTGCCAACACTCTTAATAGACGTTTGACTAAACACGGTTTTGATTGTGTTCAAGTAGATAATAACAATGATGCGTTACTCGCATGCCATCGCCACACACCTGATTATATTTTGCTAGATATGAAACTGGCCGAAGAAAATACCTTATCAATCATCACACCATTACGTAAATTACGTCCCGATAGTCGCATTGTGCTACTTACTGGTTTTGCTAGCATTGCTACCGCAGTTGACGCAATAAAATTAGGTGCCGATGATTATCTATCTAAACCCGTAGATAGCCAAACACTGCTCGCGACGCTTAAAGGTAGCAAAGCAGAAACCATAGAAGTTGATTCCAAAAACGAACAAACTTTATCTGCGGAGCAAGTTGAATGGCAACATATTCAACAGGTATTGAAAGCTAACCAGGGGAACATTTCGGCCACGGCTAGACAGCTTTCAATGCACAGAAGAACCTTACAACGTAAGTTACAAAAGCGACCTCAATCGACTTAG
- a CDS encoding DUF962 domain-containing protein, whose amino-acid sequence MKSIEEQLARYKSVHLNQKNINTHFVGVPLIVLAVTLMLSTIAFEITLDDVFSAQVTLHYTLAMPIFSVVAIYYIFLHRLLALGMLIYILINLFIAQLLSGTAGLIYIALGLFVVGWIIQFIGHYYEKAKPAFVDDLSQFLIGPLFLMAEVYFMLGLEPVLKARVTSLAVEKRKALEKRTGAK is encoded by the coding sequence ATGAAGTCAATTGAAGAGCAACTAGCGCGTTATAAAAGTGTGCATTTGAATCAGAAAAACATCAACACCCATTTTGTTGGCGTCCCTTTGATAGTGTTAGCCGTAACACTGATGTTGAGTACTATTGCCTTTGAAATAACCCTGGATGATGTTTTTAGTGCTCAAGTGACTTTGCACTATACCTTAGCAATGCCTATTTTTTCTGTTGTCGCTATTTATTATATTTTTTTGCATCGTTTATTGGCATTGGGCATGCTGATATACATTTTAATTAACTTGTTTATTGCGCAATTATTGAGTGGCACAGCAGGTTTGATTTATATCGCACTAGGTTTATTCGTTGTTGGTTGGATTATTCAGTTTATTGGTCATTATTATGAAAAAGCCAAACCGGCTTTTGTTGATGATTTGAGCCAGTTTCTAATCGGACCATTATTTTTAATGGCTGAAGTGTATTTTATGTTAGGTTTAGAGCCGGTATTAAAAGCGAGAGTTACTTCTCTAGCGGTTGAAAAACGTAAAGCATTAGAAAAAAGAACAGGTGCTAAATAG
- the rmf gene encoding ribosome modulation factor, giving the protein MKRQKRDKLGRAHSNGYQAGLGGKTKEQCPYQNIDAKSQWLGGWRDAISDRNLGLFK; this is encoded by the coding sequence ATGAAAAGACAAAAAAGGGATAAATTAGGTAGAGCGCATTCTAACGGATATCAGGCTGGCCTTGGCGGCAAAACTAAGGAGCAGTGTCCTTATCAAAATATTGATGCTAAATCGCAATGGCTTGGTGGTTGGCGAGACGCCATAAGTGATAGAAATTTGGGGTTATTTAAATAG
- the yihI gene encoding Der GTPase-activating protein YihI, which translates to MSRSKKSRKPGGAPTAKPKLSKQELEKVEKRTRKTTGKVAGNRQKEAMPEQTDNNQQGGNKDPRLGNKTPIVLGKIITKAEKAKAEKSKQAKAKQDSQKSAPIAAVRFVENTVVENTKVELSAEQELDAIEQDELLQSILAKQEDDIALTEQEVDYYNEKMERHQALSAELGLDEDEDASDESNISDSEDDLWDKLDRPNFSDFEEKE; encoded by the coding sequence ATGTCTCGTTCAAAAAAATCTAGAAAACCAGGTGGAGCACCGACAGCTAAACCTAAGTTAAGTAAGCAAGAATTAGAAAAAGTTGAGAAGCGTACCCGTAAAACAACGGGTAAGGTGGCGGGAAATCGTCAAAAAGAAGCAATGCCAGAGCAAACTGATAATAATCAGCAAGGGGGCAATAAAGATCCGCGCCTTGGTAATAAAACGCCGATTGTTTTAGGTAAAATAATTACTAAAGCCGAAAAAGCTAAAGCAGAAAAATCTAAGCAAGCAAAAGCGAAACAAGACAGCCAGAAATCAGCACCTATCGCGGCTGTGCGTTTTGTTGAAAATACTGTTGTTGAGAATACGAAGGTTGAATTGTCTGCTGAACAAGAGCTTGATGCTATTGAGCAAGATGAGTTGTTACAAAGTATTTTAGCTAAACAAGAAGACGATATTGCTTTAACAGAGCAAGAAGTTGACTACTACAATGAGAAAATGGAACGTCATCAAGCATTATCTGCAGAATTGGGTCTAGATGAAGATGAAGACGCAAGTGATGAATCTAACATCAGTGATAGCGAAGATGACTTATGGGATAAACTAGATCGCCCTAACTTTTCAGATTTTGAAGAGAAAGAGTAA
- a CDS encoding sensor histidine kinase: MPQFFKRTSKIQAIIALRSIAIAIQLLLILFVNLGLAYELPWTPLVSVISLEVLFTFGSYLYYSRNHLSEKKASQKAILVQICADIIFLSLLLFFSGGATNAFVSLLLIPIAIAAVTLTPLLLTVVAFLAIASYSILLWSLPMSVMHGNMQGHFIGMGINFLFSALVVAIVVGKMARSINQQELAIAAYRENLLKQEQVTSLGVASAQVTHQLATPIATVQLLADELSEDFPDNEIVLDMQSQLTRCRDSLSEFRAMVFDIKEQVIKAINCQDLFDEITDNVRVNNPEVSLQLQKNSDEHAKDVTIDADAALLPAILNLINNAIRASKANNSNALSLTCQTIENNWQFTIRDYGKGFTLKKLNELGVKPVNSDQGFGMAVFLSHASLERLGGKLALTNHQEGGALVTLSLPISSLTSGNDYA, encoded by the coding sequence ATGCCACAATTTTTCAAAAGAACGAGTAAAATACAAGCAATTATTGCCTTGCGTAGCATTGCTATCGCGATTCAATTATTGTTGATTCTCTTCGTCAATTTGGGCTTAGCGTACGAGTTACCATGGACGCCATTGGTAAGTGTTATCAGTTTAGAAGTTCTTTTTACTTTCGGTAGTTATCTTTATTATAGCCGTAATCATTTAAGTGAAAAGAAGGCCAGCCAAAAAGCAATTTTAGTACAAATATGTGCTGATATTATTTTCCTTTCTCTATTACTATTCTTTAGTGGCGGAGCAACCAATGCTTTTGTTTCTTTATTACTCATTCCTATCGCGATAGCCGCGGTCACTTTAACGCCATTATTACTAACGGTAGTTGCCTTCCTTGCCATTGCTTCTTATAGCATTTTACTATGGTCATTACCCATGAGTGTTATGCACGGTAATATGCAAGGTCACTTTATTGGCATGGGTATCAACTTTTTATTTTCAGCACTCGTAGTTGCTATTGTTGTGGGTAAAATGGCACGTAGTATTAATCAACAAGAACTTGCTATTGCGGCCTATCGTGAAAATTTATTGAAACAAGAGCAAGTCACCTCTTTAGGTGTTGCTTCCGCTCAGGTAACCCACCAGTTGGCGACGCCTATAGCCACAGTGCAACTGCTGGCTGATGAATTAAGTGAAGATTTTCCTGACAACGAAATAGTGCTTGATATGCAAAGCCAACTCACTCGTTGTAGAGACAGCTTATCTGAATTTCGTGCTATGGTTTTCGATATTAAAGAACAGGTGATTAAAGCCATTAATTGCCAAGATTTATTTGATGAAATAACCGATAATGTCCGAGTCAATAATCCAGAAGTCAGCTTACAATTACAAAAAAATAGTGATGAACACGCTAAAGATGTCACTATTGATGCTGACGCTGCTTTGCTACCTGCTATTCTCAATTTAATTAATAATGCAATCAGAGCGAGTAAGGCCAATAACAGCAATGCACTTAGCCTCACTTGTCAAACGATTGAGAATAACTGGCAATTTACTATTCGTGATTATGGCAAAGGGTTTACTTTAAAGAAACTGAATGAGCTAGGAGTAAAACCAGTCAATAGCGATCAAGGTTTTGGCATGGCCGTTTTTCTTAGTCACGCTAGCTTAGAACGCCTTGGTGGTAAATTAGCTTTAACAAACCATCAAGAGGGCGGTGCACTAGTTACTTTAAGTCTACCAATTTCATCATTAACTTCAGGAAATGATTATGCCTAA
- a CDS encoding DUF3083 family protein produces the protein MSIIRKRSAAHKAYLPGNVRDNQYILAEFTLTDELFQQFSGKYSDLKPQPYYDFYQQLSALFFELTEEIELENCQFIANDKLARVRYSQEMHQWQTNQQILFYYNPESHHLKKSFFDGSKRAKKVCLLFLATGNEIRVNAANFHSKISQVVEKFCEKIKLDKSDVRLRDHQHLTYDLFAKNKGCTITQAHKLREINKRYASQKVTVPSYHSAMNYAVVTLNISNELLQQVEIDSNSKDPYNPLYMYLTDVFTMAAKRYNLNNGALIANGLVPIVRYSIHEIVSRVGELQMLGYNPEQSPCGIVSKWNAAELTDNVQLVFVATPENNSSHGFGRFLNQIEQAIQLMAVELEIDPTKEEMMVRFHQHLAYNF, from the coding sequence ATGTCAATTATTAGAAAACGAAGTGCCGCTCACAAAGCTTACTTACCTGGTAATGTGCGCGATAATCAATATATTCTAGCCGAGTTTACCTTGACCGATGAACTGTTTCAGCAATTTTCAGGAAAATACAGCGATTTAAAGCCACAGCCATATTATGATTTTTATCAGCAATTATCGGCATTGTTTTTTGAATTGACTGAAGAAATAGAGCTAGAGAATTGTCAGTTTATAGCCAATGACAAACTCGCGCGCGTAAGGTACAGCCAAGAAATGCATCAATGGCAAACTAATCAGCAAATTTTATTTTATTACAACCCTGAGAGCCATCATCTTAAAAAATCGTTTTTTGATGGGAGTAAAAGAGCGAAGAAAGTGTGTTTACTCTTTTTAGCAACGGGTAATGAAATTAGAGTTAATGCTGCTAATTTTCATAGTAAAATCAGCCAAGTGGTGGAAAAATTTTGTGAAAAAATTAAACTCGATAAAAGCGATGTGCGTTTGCGAGATCATCAACATTTGACTTACGATCTGTTTGCTAAGAATAAAGGTTGCACCATTACTCAAGCGCATAAATTGCGTGAGATTAATAAACGCTATGCTAGCCAAAAAGTGACGGTACCAAGTTACCATAGTGCCATGAATTATGCTGTTGTTACCTTGAATATCAGTAATGAGTTATTGCAACAAGTAGAAATCGATAGTAATTCTAAAGATCCTTACAACCCTTTGTATATGTATCTAACGGATGTTTTTACTATGGCGGCAAAGCGCTATAATCTAAACAATGGTGCGTTGATTGCCAATGGGCTAGTACCTATTGTTAGATACAGTATTCATGAGATCGTATCTAGAGTGGGTGAGTTGCAAATGTTAGGGTATAACCCTGAGCAAAGTCCATGCGGTATTGTGAGTAAATGGAATGCAGCTGAGCTGACTGATAATGTTCAGTTAGTCTTTGTCGCAACACCTGAAAATAATAGTAGCCATGGCTTTGGTCGATTTTTAAATCAAATAGAGCAAGCAATACAGTTAATGGCAGTAGAACTTGAAATAGACCCGACTAAAGAAGAAATGATGGTTAGGTTTCATCAGCATCTAGCCTATAACTTTTAA
- a CDS encoding DUF6351 family protein, with translation MQKKKLILSIIALIAFLVWLYPAEQPYKYRQVKRLATAEDNFLLPISPHISLVTRPTETFHFPVKLDDVGPSNSLYSGSKQYPFYCMTIDSHIGQPLVDNQEGFGVPVYENLAQRSKVIGYSKDCLFKSHLQFYYLNNDEKLIKIATEQFSQLTTLRDAQLPLQLFRAEQGSINRFIYTIAMAVTPEELGTRTVSSLWNKKLIYQFHGGSGIGFRQGRQKATRTITRRLEEVQKGYAIISSSGNRTSYTYNMLLAEDTARRVKLHFISLFGEPLYTVGIGGSGGGLAQYLIGQNSRGILDGLIPQYSYPDMLSQTIYTLDCDLFNNYFTFRATDNLRWQQWEQRQLLEGMNSLQDFPQKIAFLQPVAQLMAGMVPSFPQGNSECINGYFGLSTFIHNPRQGFLRHFYSDDVVEQTNWNYWEDMAWLFRRDKYGLVESTWDNEGVQYGLHALKQKKITLAEFVHLNKNIGSWKAQHQMKAETIVTPFGRKMPFWISLWGSDNITQVIDNEMAPRRSASLNAIEAAYRGGQVFIGKLDLPIIDVRHYLEEKLDMHHMSASFSTRLRLQQANGHYDNQVIWVAKRDFDPTNKAFDLMDIWLLKRTEFPKLNAAQSKPTQLKDTCFDDKGAVLAEGKDVWDGNWNDVGYGNEMLKRGACAEHYAIFSNSRIQAEGPWQGSVFKCYKIPFEQAIKQGMYGGIELAEQLTSLRAIFSQGVCDYSQGDAGRPSDL, from the coding sequence ATGCAAAAGAAAAAACTTATATTATCTATTATCGCTCTGATTGCTTTTCTAGTATGGCTTTATCCTGCTGAGCAGCCTTATAAATATCGGCAAGTTAAGCGGTTAGCCACAGCAGAGGATAATTTTTTATTGCCAATTTCTCCGCATATTAGCTTAGTTACTCGACCAACAGAAACATTTCACTTTCCGGTCAAGCTCGATGATGTTGGCCCAAGTAATTCTTTATATTCAGGCTCAAAGCAGTACCCGTTCTATTGTATGACCATAGATTCTCATATAGGTCAGCCTTTAGTAGATAACCAAGAAGGCTTCGGTGTGCCTGTTTATGAAAATCTAGCACAGCGCAGTAAAGTTATTGGTTATTCAAAAGATTGCCTATTTAAAAGTCATCTACAGTTTTATTATCTAAATAATGATGAAAAGCTCATTAAAATTGCTACTGAGCAGTTTTCTCAATTAACCACTTTAAGAGATGCCCAGTTACCTTTGCAATTGTTTCGCGCAGAGCAAGGTAGCATTAATCGTTTTATATACACTATTGCTATGGCAGTAACCCCAGAAGAGTTAGGTACGCGTACGGTAAGCTCACTGTGGAATAAAAAATTAATTTATCAGTTTCATGGCGGTTCGGGCATAGGTTTTAGGCAAGGTAGACAAAAAGCGACACGAACAATTACTCGTCGTTTAGAAGAAGTGCAAAAAGGTTATGCAATTATAAGTTCAAGCGGTAATCGCACTAGCTATACCTATAATATGTTATTGGCAGAAGATACTGCTCGTAGAGTTAAACTTCATTTTATCAGTTTATTTGGCGAGCCATTATACACAGTGGGTATTGGTGGGTCAGGTGGAGGGTTGGCACAATATCTTATCGGTCAAAATAGCCGTGGAATTCTTGATGGCCTAATTCCTCAATATTCTTATCCTGACATGTTAAGCCAAACAATTTATACCTTAGATTGCGATTTATTTAATAATTACTTTACCTTTCGAGCAACAGATAATCTGCGTTGGCAACAGTGGGAGCAGCGACAATTACTTGAAGGCATGAACAGCTTACAAGATTTCCCACAAAAAATTGCTTTTCTTCAACCCGTAGCTCAATTGATGGCCGGCATGGTGCCGAGTTTCCCTCAAGGCAATAGCGAATGTATTAACGGTTACTTTGGCTTATCAACTTTTATTCATAACCCTAGGCAGGGTTTTTTAAGGCATTTTTATAGTGACGATGTGGTTGAGCAAACGAATTGGAATTATTGGGAAGATATGGCTTGGCTGTTCAGGCGTGATAAATACGGATTAGTCGAGAGCACATGGGATAATGAAGGGGTGCAATATGGACTACATGCCTTAAAACAAAAGAAAATAACCTTAGCTGAATTTGTTCATCTCAATAAAAATATCGGCAGTTGGAAAGCACAACATCAAATGAAGGCTGAAACCATTGTGACACCCTTCGGGCGTAAAATGCCATTTTGGATTTCGTTATGGGGCAGCGATAATATAACGCAAGTGATTGATAATGAAATGGCACCTCGACGTAGTGCTTCACTTAACGCGATTGAAGCCGCTTATCGAGGAGGACAGGTTTTTATTGGTAAACTTGATTTACCCATTATTGATGTTCGCCATTACTTAGAAGAAAAATTGGACATGCATCATATGTCAGCATCCTTCAGTACCCGTTTACGTTTGCAACAAGCTAATGGGCATTATGACAATCAGGTGATTTGGGTGGCAAAACGTGATTTTGATCCGACAAATAAAGCGTTTGACCTTATGGATATATGGCTATTAAAACGTACTGAATTTCCGAAACTTAATGCGGCTCAAAGTAAACCTACACAATTAAAAGATACTTGTTTTGATGATAAAGGTGCTGTACTGGCGGAAGGAAAAGATGTTTGGGATGGTAATTGGAACGACGTTGGTTATGGAAATGAAATGTTAAAACGAGGAGCATGTGCAGAGCATTACGCTATTTTTTCAAATAGCCGTATCCAAGCTGAAGGTCCTTGGCAAGGCAGCGTTTTCAAATGTTATAAAATTCCGTTTGAGCAAGCGATTAAACAAGGTATGTATGGTGGCATAGAGCTAGCTGAACAGTTAACGTCTTTACGGGCAATATTTTCTCAAGGAGTGTGTGATTATAGTCAAGGGGATGCAGGTAGACCAAGCGATTTGTAG